Sequence from the Candidatus Thorarchaeota archaeon genome:
GACTCAGAGGAGGCCAAGAAGGTCAAGGCGGAGTACGAGAGCTGGCTGAAGAAGATATAGTCCTTCAGTACATTGCACAGCAAGCATTGTCGGCCGCAGACTGTCAGCAGCTATGCAACTGCGTCGTCTCAGTCCGATACCAGTAGCTGTATAGAGTACTGAAACCTAGAGACGCATACAGGCGCTTTGCGATGGCGTTGTTCTGCTCGACCTGAAGGTACGCTGTCTGCGCGCCTCGGTCTGCGGCCCACCTTGCCAATGCCCGGTTCATGCTGGTTGCAGCACCTCTGCGGCGATATTGTTCCATGATGACCAGAGAGAAGATACCAAGATAGGTCCCGTCAAGAACACCGAAACACACTCCGGCCTCATCGCCATCCACCAGAGCGGTGACGAACACCTTGTCTTGCTGCACTCGCTGCATTATCTCCCCGCGGACCTTCAGCTGAGCGGCATCATAGTGGGCAGCCGCTCCATATAGGGCCAGCCAAGATGCCGACATCTCCGAGTCCAGCCGGGTTTCGACCTCAATGGGCCCAAGCGACAAACGACCGATAGGCGAAGTCTGTACATCGACTACGAGTTCTCTCTTGAGCCCCCTCTCGGAGAGGAAAGAGTCCAAACCATCAGGCTTGGATGCCTCGGTCATCTGAAAGTACACCGGCAGACCACGATGCATGTAGAACTCACGGACCTGACTCAGCGCATCGTCAAGGTTCTCGGTATTGGGGTCTTCGACGGGAAGGACACTGTTGGCTCGTCGTGTGACGCCGCGGGTTGCGCGCAGCAGCCAGCCACCAAGAACAGACACCTCTTCGGCAGGCCACGCTCGATGTGAAACTGACTCTAGCTCCAGGACTCGGTCTGGCAAAGGCATCGGGCAGGTGTTGACGCGCTGTTCATGTAAACGTGTCTGTAGCCGAATAGTTCTAATCAGAGACTCAGCGCAGACAGGGCGAGGTATTCACCTTGAGTCAGATTCGCCGAAACCTGATGCTTGGAGAATGGGTGATTGTGACTCCCAAGAGAGCGTCCAGGCCATTTCAAGACAGGGAACAACAATGCCCGTTCTGTCCCGGTAGACCTGGAACGGAGGGCGACTGGAGGGTATTGACACTGGAGAACAAGTATCCAGCTCTGTCACCGGAGGCGGGATTCTTTCCGCTGAACGAGGCCATCGTCATGGAGGCTCCCGGATATGGCTACTGCAGAGTGATTGTGCTGTCGAGAGATCATGACAGACAAATGGAGAGTATGAGCGAAGACGAGGTCGCGTGTGTGCTGGATGAATACCTGAGAGTCTTCCGCGAACTCGACTCAAGGGAAGGAGTCCGTTATGTGCTTCAGTTCGAGAACAGAGGGCGTTCGATTGGAGTGAGCATCGACCATCCGCATGCACAGGTATACGCGTTGCCATTTGTCCCGCCCAGAATAGAGCGCGAGATGTCACAGTCGGCCAGACTCTGGAGAGAGGAGGAGAAGTGCCTGGTGTGCGAACTCCTGGCAAATGAACTCAAGTCAAGGGACCGAGTGATCTACGAGAACAACCACTTCGTGTCGCTGGTACCCTTTGGAGCCAGGCTCCCCTATGAGGTTCACATCTACCCGAGAGAACACTGTTCGTCCCTCGCGGACATGGAGAGTACTCTTGGGGACCTTGGCATGGCCATAAGAGACACTGTGACAAG
This genomic interval carries:
- the galT gene encoding galactose-1-phosphate uridylyltransferase, with the protein product MSQIRRNLMLGEWVIVTPKRASRPFQDREQQCPFCPGRPGTEGDWRVLTLENKYPALSPEAGFFPLNEAIVMEAPGYGYCRVIVLSRDHDRQMESMSEDEVACVLDEYLRVFRELDSREGVRYVLQFENRGRSIGVSIDHPHAQVYALPFVPPRIEREMSQSARLWREEEKCLVCELLANELKSRDRVIYENNHFVSLVPFGARLPYEVHIYPREHCSSLADMESTLGDLGMAIRDTVTRFSRVFDENAYTMVFHTRPSGEETPYWHFHVEFYPPWRDRTRLKYLAGVESGAWTYTNDSSPEDKARELREAT
- a CDS encoding GNAT family N-acetyltransferase — encoded protein: MPDRVLELESVSHRAWPAEEVSVLGGWLLRATRGVTRRANSVLPVEDPNTENLDDALSQVREFYMHRGLPVYFQMTEASKPDGLDSFLSERGLKRELVVDVQTSPIGRLSLGPIEVETRLDSEMSASWLALYGAAAHYDAAQLKVRGEIMQRVQQDKVFVTALVDGDEAGVCFGVLDGTYLGIFSLVIMEQYRRRGAATSMNRALARWAADRGAQTAYLQVEQNNAIAKRLYASLGFSTLYSYWYRTETTQLHSC